A section of the Myxocyprinus asiaticus isolate MX2 ecotype Aquarium Trade chromosome 22, UBuf_Myxa_2, whole genome shotgun sequence genome encodes:
- the gnpda1 gene encoding glucosamine-6-phosphate isomerase 1 isoform X1 has translation MGRFAFSLRSDTMKLIITNDYDQVSEWAARYIRNRIRKFNPGPDRFFTMGLPTGSTPLGCYKKLIEYHKKGEISFQYVKTFNMDEYVGLPRDHPESYHSFMWNSFFKHIDIRAENAHILDGNAANLEEECQDFEAKIKAAGGIELFVGGIGPDGHIAFNEPGSSLVSRTRVKTLAMDTILANARFFDGDLSKVPTMALTVGVGTVMDAREVMILITGAHKAFALYKAIEEGVNHMWTVSAFQQHPQTVFVCDEDATHELRVKTVKYFKGMMHVHNKMVEEL, from the exons ATGG GTCGCTTCGCCTTCTCACTTCGCTCAGACACAATGAAACTCATCATAACCAATGACTATGACCAGGTCAGCGAATGGGCAGCCAGATACATCAGGAACAGAATAAGAAAGTTTAATCCAGGTCCTGACAGATTTTTCACCATGGGGCTTCCAACAG GAAGCACTCCACTTGGATGTTACAAGAAACTGATTGAGTATCACAAAAAGGGGGAAATATCTTTTCAATATGTGAAAACATTTAATATGGATGAGTACGTAG GACTTCCTAGAGACCATCCTGAAAGTTACCATTCATTCATGTGGAACAGCTTCTTCAAGCACATTGACATCCGAGCAGAGAATGCTCATATCTTGGATGGCAATGCAGCTAATCTAGAGGAAGAATGTCAGGACTTTGAAGCCAAGATCAAAGCGGCAGGAGGAATTGAACTTTTTGTTGGCG GTATTGGACCTGACGGTCACATCGCTTTTAATGAGCCTGGCTCTAGTCTTGTGTCCCGAACCCGTGTGAAGACCTTGGCTATGGACACAATCCTGGCTAATGCACGTTTCTTTGATGGAGATCTCTCTAAAGTTCCCACCATGGCCCTTACGGTTGGGGTTGGCACAGTAATGGATGCTCGGGAG GTCATGATCCTAATCACCGGTGCCCATAAAGCATTTGCCCTCTACAAAGCCATAGAAGAAGGAGTGAATCACATGTGGACTGTGTCTGCATTCCAGCAACACCCCcagactgtgtttgtgtgtgatgaaGATGCCACACATGAGCTGAGGGTCAAAACGGTCAAGTATTTCAAAG gCATGATGCATGTGCACAATAAGATGGTGGAAGAGCTATAG
- the gnpda1 gene encoding glucosamine-6-phosphate isomerase 1 isoform X2, translating to MKLIITNDYDQVSEWAARYIRNRIRKFNPGPDRFFTMGLPTGSTPLGCYKKLIEYHKKGEISFQYVKTFNMDEYVGLPRDHPESYHSFMWNSFFKHIDIRAENAHILDGNAANLEEECQDFEAKIKAAGGIELFVGGIGPDGHIAFNEPGSSLVSRTRVKTLAMDTILANARFFDGDLSKVPTMALTVGVGTVMDAREVMILITGAHKAFALYKAIEEGVNHMWTVSAFQQHPQTVFVCDEDATHELRVKTVKYFKGMMHVHNKMVEEL from the exons ATGAAACTCATCATAACCAATGACTATGACCAGGTCAGCGAATGGGCAGCCAGATACATCAGGAACAGAATAAGAAAGTTTAATCCAGGTCCTGACAGATTTTTCACCATGGGGCTTCCAACAG GAAGCACTCCACTTGGATGTTACAAGAAACTGATTGAGTATCACAAAAAGGGGGAAATATCTTTTCAATATGTGAAAACATTTAATATGGATGAGTACGTAG GACTTCCTAGAGACCATCCTGAAAGTTACCATTCATTCATGTGGAACAGCTTCTTCAAGCACATTGACATCCGAGCAGAGAATGCTCATATCTTGGATGGCAATGCAGCTAATCTAGAGGAAGAATGTCAGGACTTTGAAGCCAAGATCAAAGCGGCAGGAGGAATTGAACTTTTTGTTGGCG GTATTGGACCTGACGGTCACATCGCTTTTAATGAGCCTGGCTCTAGTCTTGTGTCCCGAACCCGTGTGAAGACCTTGGCTATGGACACAATCCTGGCTAATGCACGTTTCTTTGATGGAGATCTCTCTAAAGTTCCCACCATGGCCCTTACGGTTGGGGTTGGCACAGTAATGGATGCTCGGGAG GTCATGATCCTAATCACCGGTGCCCATAAAGCATTTGCCCTCTACAAAGCCATAGAAGAAGGAGTGAATCACATGTGGACTGTGTCTGCATTCCAGCAACACCCCcagactgtgtttgtgtgtgatgaaGATGCCACACATGAGCTGAGGGTCAAAACGGTCAAGTATTTCAAAG gCATGATGCATGTGCACAATAAGATGGTGGAAGAGCTATAG
- the LOC127412672 gene encoding NEDD4 family-interacting protein 1-like encodes MTDPRSGYQQLNNEAEAGEVIQQATDAPPPYSTTGASNAAFFEYKEDDVYPKPPSYNVATSLPSYDEAERSKAESTVPLVTDRDEDFIARDGFHDTDQLRVGNDGIFMLTFFMAFLFNWIGFFLSFCLTNSAAGRYGAISGFGLSLVKWVLIVRFSTYFPGYFDGQYWLWWVFLVVGFLLFFRGFVNYSRVRNMADHSMSTLPRTRVLFIY; translated from the exons ATGACAGATCCAAGAAGTGGATATCAGCAG TTGAATAATGAGGCGGAGGCAGGAGAGGTGATCCAACAAGCAACTGATGCTCCTCCACCATACAGCACCACTGGAGCAAGTAACGCAG CTTTTTTTGAGTACAAAGAGGATGACGTGTACCCCAAACCTCCCTCATACAATGTTGCCACATCATTGCCATCATATGATGAGGCAGAGAGGAGCAAAGCAGAGTCCACTGTACCCCTCGTCACTGACAGG GATGAGGACTTTATTGCCAGGGATGGCTTTCATGATACAGATCAACTGCGGGTTGGAAATGATGGGATATTCATGCTGACATTTTTCA TGGCATTCCTCTTTAACTGGATTGGCTTTTTCCTGTCCTTCTGTCTGACCAACTCTGCTGCTGGCCGCTATGGTGCCATCTCTGGGTTTGGACTCTCCCTGGTTAAATGGGTCCTGATTGTCAGA TTTTCTACTTACTTCCCTGGATATTTTGATGGGCAATACTGGCTGTGGTGGGTTTTCCTTGTTGTAG GATTCCTGCTCTTCTTCCGGGGATTTGTCAACTACTCCAGAGTTCGCAACATGGCAGATCATTCCATGTCGACCCTTCCTCGAACCCGAGTTCTTTTTATCTATTAG
- the fgf1a gene encoding putative fibroblast growth factor 1 isoform X3, with protein MFANSDKLRVDRSLVGMTEADITVFLPGTDAFSFPDHRKLTRLYCMNGGYHLQILPDGTVTGTRDEDNYSELCVSCILRIKATSPGVVVIEGTEAGHYLSMNVDGKLYASSLVTDESYFLERMEENHYNTYQSQKHGENWWTRKRTKA; from the exons ATGTTTGCAAATAGTGATAAGCTCAGGGTAGATCGTTCATTAGTAGGCATGACAGAGGCAGATATTACGGTGTTTTTGCCAGGGACCGACGCATTCAGCTTTCCAGATCACAGGAAGCTAACACGCTTATACTGCATGAATGGTGGATATCACCTTCAGATCCTGCCGGACGGGACAGTGACTGGGACACGAGATGAAGATAACTACAGTGAGTTATGCGTTTCAT gCATACTGAGAATAAAGGCTACAAGTCCAGGAGTGGTGGTCATTGAAGGAACAGAGGCAGGACATTACCTCTCTATGAATGTAGATGGCAAGCTGTATGCTTCA TCATTAGTTACGGATGAAAGTTATTTTCTGGAGAGGATGGAGGAGAACCACTACAACACATATCAGTCTCAAAAGCATGGTGAAAACTG GTGGACCAGGAAAAGAACTAAGGCCTGA
- the fgf1a gene encoding putative fibroblast growth factor 1 isoform X1 encodes MFANSDKLRVDRSLVGMTEADITVFLPGTDAFSFPDHRKLTRLYCMNGGYHLQILPDGTVTGTRDEDNYSELCVSCILRIKATSPGVVVIEGTEAGHYLSMNVDGKLYASSLVTDESYFLERMEENHYNTYQSQKHGENWYVGIKKNGKMKHGQRTHTGQKAIFFLPRQVDQEKN; translated from the exons ATGTTTGCAAATAGTGATAAGCTCAGGGTAGATCGTTCATTAGTAGGCATGACAGAGGCAGATATTACGGTGTTTTTGCCAGGGACCGACGCATTCAGCTTTCCAGATCACAGGAAGCTAACACGCTTATACTGCATGAATGGTGGATATCACCTTCAGATCCTGCCGGACGGGACAGTGACTGGGACACGAGATGAAGATAACTACAGTGAGTTATGCGTTTCAT gCATACTGAGAATAAAGGCTACAAGTCCAGGAGTGGTGGTCATTGAAGGAACAGAGGCAGGACATTACCTCTCTATGAATGTAGATGGCAAGCTGTATGCTTCA TCATTAGTTACGGATGAAAGTTATTTTCTGGAGAGGATGGAGGAGAACCACTACAACACATATCAGTCTCAAAAGCATGGTGAAAACTGGTACGTCGGAATCAAAAAGAATGGGAAAATGAAACATGGCCAAAGAACACACACTGGACAAAAGGCTATTTTCTTTCTCCCTCGACAGGTGGACCAGGAAAAGAACTAA
- the fgf1a gene encoding putative fibroblast growth factor 1 isoform X2, which yields MFANSDKLRVDRSLVGMTEADITVFLPGTDAFSFPDHRKLTRLYCMNGGYHLQILPDGTVTGTRDEDNYSILRIKATSPGVVVIEGTEAGHYLSMNVDGKLYASSLVTDESYFLERMEENHYNTYQSQKHGENWYVGIKKNGKMKHGQRTHTGQKAIFFLPRQVDQEKN from the exons ATGTTTGCAAATAGTGATAAGCTCAGGGTAGATCGTTCATTAGTAGGCATGACAGAGGCAGATATTACGGTGTTTTTGCCAGGGACCGACGCATTCAGCTTTCCAGATCACAGGAAGCTAACACGCTTATACTGCATGAATGGTGGATATCACCTTCAGATCCTGCCGGACGGGACAGTGACTGGGACACGAGATGAAGATAACTACA gCATACTGAGAATAAAGGCTACAAGTCCAGGAGTGGTGGTCATTGAAGGAACAGAGGCAGGACATTACCTCTCTATGAATGTAGATGGCAAGCTGTATGCTTCA TCATTAGTTACGGATGAAAGTTATTTTCTGGAGAGGATGGAGGAGAACCACTACAACACATATCAGTCTCAAAAGCATGGTGAAAACTGGTACGTCGGAATCAAAAAGAATGGGAAAATGAAACATGGCCAAAGAACACACACTGGACAAAAGGCTATTTTCTTTCTCCCTCGACAGGTGGACCAGGAAAAGAACTAA